A single genomic interval of Stieleria maiorica harbors:
- a CDS encoding addiction module protein — translation MTVEQAISEISSLSIDEQLRVVQAIWDRMPQDAGTALSDRQRAELDRRLADYRDNPDSALTESQLRKQIGDART, via the coding sequence ATGACTGTAGAGCAAGCCATTTCTGAGATTTCGTCTCTCTCGATCGACGAGCAGCTGCGCGTTGTGCAGGCAATCTGGGATCGTATGCCGCAGGACGCGGGTACGGCACTGTCTGATCGGCAACGGGCCGAACTTGACCGACGTTTGGCAGATTACCGCGATAATCCCGATTCCGCGCTAACGGAGTCGCAATTGCGTAAACAGATCGGTGATGCTCGCACGTGA
- a CDS encoding PEP-CTERM sorting domain-containing protein (PEP-CTERM proteins occur, often in large numbers, in the proteomes of bacteria that also encode an exosortase, a predicted intramembrane cysteine proteinase. The presence of a PEP-CTERM domain at a protein's C-terminus predicts cleavage within the sorting domain, followed by covalent anchoring to some some component of the (usually Gram-negative) cell surface. Many PEP-CTERM proteins exhibit an unusual sequence composition that includes large numbers of potential glycosylation sites. Expression of one such protein has been shown restore the ability of a bacterium to form floc, a type of biofilm.) has protein sequence MQLHKMITVFIASALLPLSACFADIVIDFDDQPVAGPVATTNGDVYSSLGILFASGDIPDVVNLGDVITLSNRTEQFSIISNTSPRSVPNFAGAEGLGLRDTLMTFSQRATSVSLDLDANFGEPADTVRLLGLQATGTMNSFRVLAITEVLDNVFSRVTINSTSSTFDAAIFQVTTETEGFDNLAVTSVPEPSSVMGIATCAAIVAIGRRRRSARRKHGEPGDEPKSRCCTF, from the coding sequence ATGCAACTACACAAAATGATCACGGTATTTATTGCCTCCGCATTACTTCCACTGTCGGCTTGCTTTGCTGACATTGTGATCGATTTCGACGACCAGCCTGTTGCCGGACCGGTTGCGACCACTAACGGAGATGTCTATTCCTCGCTGGGCATCTTATTCGCGTCGGGGGACATCCCCGACGTCGTCAACTTAGGGGATGTCATCACCTTGTCAAATCGCACCGAACAGTTCTCAATAATCTCGAACACTTCACCTCGCAGCGTTCCAAATTTCGCGGGTGCTGAAGGACTTGGGTTGCGCGACACATTGATGACGTTCAGCCAGCGCGCAACGTCGGTTTCACTCGACCTCGACGCCAACTTTGGCGAACCCGCCGATACGGTTCGTCTTCTCGGACTTCAGGCAACAGGGACGATGAATTCTTTTCGTGTCCTTGCGATCACGGAAGTGCTCGACAACGTTTTTTCCCGGGTTACGATCAATTCAACGAGTTCTACGTTTGATGCTGCGATATTTCAAGTAACGACGGAAACCGAAGGTTTCGACAACCTAGCCGTGACCTCTGTACCGGAACCATCGAGCGTCATGGGAATCGCAACTTGTGCTGCAATTGTCGCTATTGGACGGCGACGCAGATCGGCGCGACGTAAACATGGCGAACCAGGCGATGAACCTAAGTCGCGGTGCTGTACTTTTTGA
- a CDS encoding Imm26 family immunity protein, which yields MKPFTPKSTAYMRPGQYWSLPLKAGRFGCGVVLSRVEREGKPDTRMFLAGLLEWIGDSQPTEELIVNRPIAKKCFAHIKMIQMTGGQLIGEFAPWWEVDTLVPFSDDMPTAGYNVFTVLAQKQADGTS from the coding sequence ATGAAACCATTCACACCAAAATCTACGGCTTACATGAGACCAGGGCAGTACTGGAGCCTTCCGCTAAAGGCTGGCCGTTTTGGTTGTGGCGTTGTGCTGTCACGCGTTGAACGCGAAGGAAAACCAGACACTCGAATGTTCTTAGCCGGACTGCTTGAATGGATCGGCGATTCGCAACCGACAGAAGAATTGATTGTGAATCGGCCAATTGCCAAGAAATGCTTTGCGCACATTAAGATGATTCAAATGACGGGTGGACAACTCATTGGCGAGTTTGCCCCTTGGTGGGAAGTCGATACCCTTGTTCCATTCAGCGACGACATGCCAACGGCGGGATACAATGTGTTTACTGTCCTCGCGCAAAAGCAAGCTGATGGGACGTCGTAA